A single Acidaminococcus sp. DNA region contains:
- a CDS encoding D-2-hydroxyacid dehydrogenase produces MKIAVVMKVLDKHKKALEAALPNADFYYGKDPDKLAEAEVIIGNIKPPMAATLPKLKWLQLETAGANTYTSEPTFPKDLLLTNATGGYGINIAEHILGLLLPMMKNFYKYDANQKQGLWHDEGTVHTIYGSTAVIVGFGNIGRRTGLLLKTMGAHVIGIRRRSTAPLPEADEMGTLDDLDKYLARADIVISALPDTPQTEHIYNKERFAAMKEGAFFINVGRGVAVVQEELMEALKSGHLNGAAIDVATPEPLPQDSPLWKTPNLHITPHVSGGFHAQITWDRIVDIACDNLKRYAAGQPLENIVDRKTGYKK; encoded by the coding sequence ATGAAAATTGCAGTAGTAATGAAGGTATTGGACAAGCATAAGAAAGCGCTGGAAGCAGCTCTGCCGAATGCGGATTTCTATTATGGCAAAGATCCGGACAAACTTGCCGAAGCAGAAGTCATCATCGGAAATATTAAACCGCCGATGGCTGCCACGCTGCCAAAACTAAAGTGGCTGCAGCTTGAAACCGCAGGCGCTAATACGTATACTTCGGAACCGACGTTTCCAAAGGATCTGCTCCTTACCAACGCAACGGGCGGCTATGGCATCAATATTGCCGAGCATATCCTGGGACTGCTGCTGCCGATGATGAAGAATTTCTATAAATACGACGCTAACCAGAAGCAGGGCCTTTGGCACGATGAAGGCACGGTTCATACCATTTATGGCAGCACGGCTGTCATTGTCGGGTTCGGCAACATCGGACGCCGGACGGGCCTGCTCCTTAAGACGATGGGTGCGCATGTCATCGGCATTCGCCGCCGCAGCACAGCTCCGCTGCCGGAAGCCGATGAAATGGGTACACTGGATGATCTTGATAAGTACCTGGCGCGGGCTGATATTGTGATTTCGGCGCTGCCTGACACGCCGCAGACGGAACACATCTATAACAAGGAACGCTTTGCAGCCATGAAGGAAGGGGCTTTCTTCATCAACGTAGGCCGTGGTGTAGCTGTCGTACAGGAAGAATTGATGGAAGCCCTGAAATCAGGACATCTTAACGGTGCTGCCATTGATGTGGCTACGCCTGAACCGCTGCCGCAGGACAGTCCTCTCTGGAAGACTCCGAACCTGCATATTACGCCGCACGTCAGCGGTGGTTTCCACGCGCAGATTACGTGGGACAGAATTGTGGACATTGCCTGCGACAACCTGAAACGTTACGCAGCCGGTCAACCACTGGAGAATATTGTAGACCGGAAGACGGGGTATAAAAAATAA
- a CDS encoding LapA family protein, whose protein sequence is MLYLIVMGIMALCIAIFAVQNAVMVEVSFLFWHFSMSLAVIILGSLVIGFMISGLIALKVKTTHYMKERKLKGEIKELKQQATQRSKDRPASDVPRFTAPRPHSTYRPGDDDKDPIIKPFNPEK, encoded by the coding sequence ATGCTGTATTTGATCGTTATGGGGATCATGGCCCTTTGCATTGCAATTTTTGCAGTACAGAACGCGGTTATGGTAGAAGTATCTTTCCTGTTCTGGCATTTTTCCATGAGTCTCGCCGTGATTATTCTGGGGTCTCTTGTAATCGGTTTCATGATTTCCGGTCTGATTGCCCTGAAGGTTAAGACGACACACTACATGAAGGAACGGAAACTCAAGGGAGAAATCAAGGAACTGAAACAACAGGCCACGCAGCGTTCGAAAGACAGACCTGCTTCGGATGTTCCTCGCTTTACGGCACCGCGTCCGCACAGCACCTATCGTCCTGGCGACGATGACAAAGATCCTATCATTAAACCTTTTAATCCGGAGAAATAA
- the nrdR gene encoding transcriptional regulator NrdR: MKCPFCSYEDSRVIDSRSSDNGTAIRRRRECPKCGRRFTTYEKYEVAPLLVIKKDGRREMFDSQKLIAGLLRAFEKRPFSYDQIKGIASEVEAEIRTLGENEVKSSLIGETVMKHLEKVDQIAYVRFASVYRQFADVNSFMQEIQNMLHKEIDGGKKGKAK, encoded by the coding sequence TTGACTCCCGTTCCAGTGATAACGGAACCGCTATCCGCCGCAGACGCGAGTGCCCTAAATGCGGGCGCCGCTTCACGACGTATGAAAAGTACGAAGTCGCTCCTCTGCTTGTAATCAAAAAAGATGGCCGCCGCGAGATGTTCGACAGTCAGAAACTGATAGCAGGGCTTTTGCGCGCTTTTGAAAAGCGTCCTTTCTCTTATGATCAGATCAAGGGAATTGCTTCGGAAGTCGAAGCCGAGATCCGAACTTTGGGAGAAAATGAAGTCAAGTCTTCACTGATTGGCGAGACCGTAATGAAACATCTCGAAAAAGTGGATCAGATTGCTTATGTCCGGTTCGCTTCGGTTTATCGCCAGTTCGCCGACGTTAACAGCTTCATGCAGGAAATCCAGAATATGCTGCATAAAGAAATAGACGGGGGCAAAAAGGGAAAAGCAAAGTAA